The following are from one region of the Paenalkalicoccus suaedae genome:
- a CDS encoding iron-sulfur cluster biosynthesis family protein, which translates to MNITLTQDAIDQMKERVSFTAEEALFLSHETKGTGCVVNGVSDLIVMKKNELPDVAAFIKTVPEDYTVAIDKRVDWVYDENLIIDYKADKQMFQLKSPNQMLNPRMTFRNELK; encoded by the coding sequence ATGAATATTACATTAACGCAAGATGCAATTGATCAAATGAAAGAGCGTGTTTCTTTCACAGCAGAAGAGGCTCTTTTTTTAAGTCATGAAACAAAGGGAACTGGATGTGTCGTAAACGGTGTATCTGATCTTATTGTAATGAAGAAAAACGAGCTTCCTGATGTTGCTGCATTCATTAAAACTGTCCCAGAAGACTATACAGTTGCAATTGATAAACGAGTTGATTGGGTCTATGACGAGAATCTAATCATTGATTACAAAGCAGATAAACAAATGTTCCAACTAAAAAGTCCAAATCAGATGTTAAATCCACGTATGACTTTTCGAAATGAATTAAAATAA
- a CDS encoding superoxide dismutase translates to MAFSLPELPYAHNALEPHIDEETMKIHHGKHHQTYVTKLNDALEGHSDLQSKSIEELLTDLDALPESVRGPVRNNGGGHFNHTLFWQLMSPNGGGAPSGELAEAIESTFGSFDSFKEDFKNAGLTRFGSGWAWLVVNNGKLEITSTPNQDTPISEGKTPILGVDVWEHAYYLKYQNKRPDYVDAFFNVVNWDEVAKRYNEAK, encoded by the coding sequence ATGGCTTTTTCACTACCAGAACTACCATATGCACACAACGCTCTAGAACCACATATCGATGAAGAAACGATGAAAATTCACCACGGGAAGCACCATCAAACGTACGTAACGAAACTTAACGATGCGCTAGAAGGACACAGTGACCTTCAGTCTAAAAGCATTGAAGAATTACTTACGGACTTAGATGCCCTTCCTGAAAGTGTTCGCGGACCAGTTCGCAACAATGGTGGAGGCCACTTTAACCACACACTATTCTGGCAGTTAATGTCTCCAAATGGCGGCGGCGCACCATCTGGTGAGCTTGCTGAAGCAATTGAGTCTACTTTTGGAAGCTTTGACTCTTTCAAAGAAGATTTCAAAAATGCTGGTCTTACGCGATTCGGCTCTGGCTGGGCATGGCTAGTAGTAAACAATGGTAAGCTTGAAATTACAAGCACACCAAACCAAGACACTCCAATTAGCGAAGGTAAAACACCAATCCTAGGAGTAGACGTTTGGGAGCATGCTTATTATCTAAAATATCAAAACAAGCGCCCAGACTATGTAGATGCATTCTTTAACGTAGTTAACTGGGACGAAGTAGCGAAGCGCTACAACGAAGCAAAATAA
- a CDS encoding penicillin-binding transpeptidase domain-containing protein, translated as MSEKKTYKPQVSVRLNLLFFGVFILFSALILRLGVVQIVQGEEFSEQLDREINVTERIEAPRGLMYDRFGNLLVDNELQFTVTYTNRNTPQDEMIETANRLSQFVTFDTDDIEGRFDRDRREYWALLNEEEYLEKLSIEEAESQGLSDSEAHLERLNAITDEELNSFTDDELEVFLIWREFNSGYNNSAHKVQRGISYDSAAQIMENIDQMPGVDIIRDSVRSYTYGDTLSSIFGRVGSISRDDLQARLAEGYERNEEVGQSYLEAQYESVLRGRDGRLENFTDQDGNRLRNPEERQGSRGNDLVLSFDMELQQRLSNIVDSEVSRSSGRFVGEPDAYVVMMEPDTGEVLAMSGYNSDLGTFTQGYVVGSSMKGATVLAGFDTGVLAPGNTVFDRPVNFPGSNPIRSVSNLGYVDDIAALERSSNIYMIEVAMRLVNYVPGVSGTNWGNFSRGFDILRSYYQQFGLGVETGIDLPGEFTGVNGGNTNLPGQMLFLTFGQFDTYTPMQLAQYVATIANNGTRIAPKVVKEIREPGENKEELGPIAVQNEPKLLNTIDVNQTYFDRVQRGFYQVIHGSRGTARAFFNGRDYDPAGKTGTAQVSVNGQEANNQTFVGYAPFNNPEVAISVVVPGVRDNQDSSGIANRIAEASLDAYFELQDERQGPTQPESGPAVDEVGDDISD; from the coding sequence ATGAGTGAGAAGAAAACATATAAGCCGCAAGTTTCCGTTCGTTTAAATTTATTGTTCTTTGGTGTGTTTATCCTTTTTTCTGCATTAATATTACGCCTAGGGGTTGTTCAAATCGTGCAGGGGGAGGAGTTCTCCGAGCAACTTGATCGGGAAATTAATGTAACAGAAAGGATTGAAGCGCCAAGAGGGCTAATGTACGATCGATTTGGCAATCTTCTCGTCGATAATGAGCTTCAATTTACTGTAACATACACGAATCGCAATACACCTCAGGATGAAATGATTGAAACGGCAAACCGACTAAGTCAATTTGTCACATTTGATACAGATGATATCGAGGGAAGGTTCGATCGTGACCGCCGTGAGTACTGGGCACTTTTAAATGAAGAAGAATACTTAGAAAAACTGTCTATCGAAGAAGCAGAGTCGCAAGGGCTCTCAGATAGTGAGGCGCATTTAGAAAGGCTCAATGCGATCACAGATGAGGAGCTAAACTCATTTACTGATGATGAGCTTGAAGTGTTCCTCATTTGGCGTGAATTTAACTCTGGTTATAATAATAGCGCACATAAAGTTCAGCGCGGAATTTCCTATGATAGCGCTGCTCAAATCATGGAGAATATTGATCAAATGCCAGGAGTCGATATAATTCGTGACTCGGTAAGATCGTACACGTATGGAGATACCTTAAGCTCCATTTTTGGGCGAGTAGGATCTATATCCCGTGATGACTTGCAGGCAAGGCTTGCGGAGGGATATGAGCGAAATGAAGAGGTAGGACAAAGCTATCTTGAAGCGCAGTATGAGAGTGTACTAAGAGGTCGAGATGGGCGTTTAGAAAACTTCACTGATCAAGACGGCAATCGACTTCGAAATCCAGAAGAAAGACAAGGGAGTCGTGGTAATGACTTAGTATTGTCATTTGATATGGAGCTCCAGCAACGACTTTCTAATATTGTTGATTCAGAAGTCTCTAGAAGTAGTGGTCGTTTTGTCGGGGAGCCGGACGCATACGTTGTCATGATGGAGCCTGATACAGGCGAAGTACTTGCGATGAGCGGATATAATAGCGATTTAGGGACATTTACGCAAGGGTACGTAGTTGGATCCTCCATGAAGGGGGCAACAGTACTAGCTGGTTTTGATACAGGGGTGTTAGCTCCTGGAAACACGGTATTTGATCGGCCGGTGAACTTTCCAGGATCTAATCCTATTCGTTCTGTAAGTAACTTAGGATATGTAGATGATATTGCTGCTTTGGAGCGTTCATCAAACATCTATATGATTGAAGTAGCGATGAGACTAGTTAATTACGTGCCGGGAGTATCAGGAACAAACTGGGGTAACTTCTCTAGAGGATTTGACATTCTTCGGTCGTACTATCAGCAGTTTGGTCTCGGTGTAGAGACAGGTATTGATTTACCTGGGGAGTTTACTGGGGTTAACGGTGGTAATACGAACCTACCTGGACAAATGCTCTTCTTAACCTTTGGTCAGTTTGATACGTATACGCCGATGCAGCTTGCACAGTATGTAGCAACGATTGCGAACAATGGTACAAGAATTGCACCTAAAGTAGTGAAAGAAATTCGTGAACCAGGTGAAAATAAAGAGGAACTAGGTCCAATTGCTGTTCAAAACGAGCCAAAGCTCTTAAATACAATCGATGTGAACCAAACGTATTTTGATCGTGTACAGCGTGGGTTTTATCAAGTAATCCATGGTTCTAGAGGTACAGCTCGAGCTTTCTTCAATGGACGAGACTATGATCCTGCTGGGAAGACGGGTACCGCGCAGGTTTCAGTAAATGGTCAAGAGGCGAATAACCAAACCTTTGTAGGCTATGCGCCTTTTAATAATCCAGAAGTAGCAATTTCAGTCGTTGTCCCGGGTGTGCGTGATAACCAAGATAGTTCAGGTATTGCAAATAGGATTGCAGAGGCGTCTCTAGATGCATACTTCGAGTTACAGGATGAAAGACAAGGTCCAACGCAGCCTGAATCAGGTCCTGCTGTTGACGAGGTTGGAGATGACATTAGCGACTGA